From a single Arthrobacter sp. SLBN-112 genomic region:
- the serS gene encoding serine--tRNA ligase, whose amino-acid sequence MIDVKDLSENPDKYRASQRARGADESVVDAIISADSARRAALIRFENLRAEQNVFGKKVAQAKGEEKQALLAEVKELANSVKAASAEADAAQTKQEELLRTIPNLIEDGVPEGGEDDYVVVKTVGAPREFPDFEPRDHLEIGELIGAIDMERGAKVSGARFYFLRGVGARLEMALLQMAMDQAIEAGFVPMITPTLVRPETMQGTGFDVKHDAEIYRLAEDDLYLVGTSEVALAGYHADEILDFSNGPVRYAGQSSCYRREAGSHGKDTRGIIRVHQFNKVEMFIYTTVEEAAAEHQRLLAWEEEMLAKCELPYRVIDTAAGDLGTSAARKYDCEAWVPTQGAYRELTSTSNCTTFQARRLNIRERVVNSEGVAKGTRAVATLNGTLATTRWIVALLEHHQNPDGSVNVPKALQKYLGGLEVLPVL is encoded by the coding sequence GTGATCGACGTAAAAGACCTCAGCGAAAACCCGGATAAATACCGTGCCAGCCAGCGTGCCCGTGGCGCGGACGAATCAGTGGTGGACGCGATCATCTCCGCGGATTCCGCCCGCCGTGCTGCCCTGATCCGCTTCGAAAACCTCCGCGCCGAGCAGAACGTGTTCGGCAAGAAGGTGGCGCAGGCCAAGGGTGAGGAGAAGCAGGCCCTGCTGGCAGAGGTCAAAGAGCTGGCCAACTCCGTCAAGGCCGCGTCTGCAGAGGCCGATGCGGCGCAGACCAAGCAGGAAGAGCTCCTGCGCACCATCCCCAACCTCATCGAGGACGGCGTTCCCGAGGGCGGCGAGGATGACTACGTGGTGGTCAAGACCGTTGGCGCCCCGCGCGAATTCCCGGACTTCGAGCCCCGCGACCACCTGGAGATCGGTGAGCTGATCGGCGCGATCGACATGGAACGCGGCGCCAAGGTTTCCGGTGCCCGTTTCTACTTCCTCCGTGGCGTCGGGGCACGCCTCGAGATGGCGCTGCTGCAGATGGCCATGGACCAGGCAATCGAAGCCGGCTTCGTCCCGATGATCACCCCCACGCTGGTGCGCCCGGAGACCATGCAGGGCACCGGCTTCGATGTAAAGCACGACGCCGAGATCTACCGTCTCGCCGAGGACGACCTTTACCTTGTGGGCACCTCCGAGGTGGCGCTTGCCGGGTACCACGCGGACGAAATCCTGGACTTCTCCAACGGTCCGGTCCGGTACGCCGGCCAGAGCTCCTGCTACCGCCGTGAGGCCGGTTCGCACGGCAAGGACACCCGCGGCATCATCCGCGTCCACCAGTTCAACAAGGTGGAGATGTTCATCTACACCACTGTGGAAGAGGCTGCCGCCGAGCACCAGCGCCTGCTGGCCTGGGAAGAGGAGATGCTGGCCAAGTGCGAGCTGCCGTACCGGGTGATCGATACCGCTGCCGGTGACCTTGGCACCTCCGCGGCCCGCAAGTACGACTGCGAAGCCTGGGTTCCCACCCAGGGCGCCTACCGCGAGCTGACTTCCACCTCCAACTGCACCACGTTCCAGGCACGCCGCCTGAACATCCGTGAGCGCGTGGTGAACTCCGAGGGCGTCGCCAAGGGTACCAGGGCTGTGGCCACCCTGAACGGCACCCTGGCCACCACCCGCTGGATCGTGGCGCTGCTGGAGCACCACCAGAACCCGGACGGCTCGGTCAACGTGCCCAAGGCGCTGCAAAAGTACCTGGGCGGCCTCGAAGTCCTGCCGGTCCTCTAG
- a CDS encoding type IV toxin-antitoxin system AbiEi family antitoxin domain-containing protein, producing the protein MDIPPGLIDTAAILRTGAGTDGVHRAFKAGQLVRIRRGFYVSTGDWLHALPSQRFAWTTTAAARSVKGAVLCGQTAAVASALPTLGTPPCVELATTLGGRSGVRKSPLLVLGGDGTAQEVRRTRSYPLRYRLTAGFEAVRFGEFLCSGLIRTTVDVLGSAELSQALVLADGAARRLLTDGIGDQRDSLLSVPGVAAGIAALPSAAARRRAERVAALASPLPESVGESYSRAVFEFLGFEQPVLQQVFWDGAGFIGRSDFWWPSQGVVGEFDGKGKYVQAALRGGSTAEEAVYREKLREDRIRALGHRFVRWRWADLTEPGRLRQKLLEAGLRPGCTTPWPLNQRLVRESKR; encoded by the coding sequence ATGGACATTCCTCCCGGACTGATTGATACTGCTGCCATTCTCCGTACGGGTGCCGGCACCGACGGCGTGCACCGTGCCTTCAAGGCAGGGCAGCTGGTACGGATTCGGCGCGGCTTCTACGTTTCCACAGGGGACTGGCTGCATGCACTGCCATCCCAGCGCTTCGCGTGGACGACGACGGCAGCCGCCAGATCGGTCAAAGGTGCAGTTTTGTGCGGGCAAACGGCAGCGGTGGCAAGTGCCCTGCCCACGCTGGGGACGCCACCGTGCGTAGAGCTCGCCACGACTCTTGGCGGGCGCAGTGGCGTCCGGAAGTCACCGCTGTTAGTACTGGGCGGGGACGGAACCGCCCAGGAGGTACGCCGCACGCGTTCGTACCCGCTGCGCTACCGCCTCACTGCGGGGTTCGAGGCTGTGCGCTTCGGCGAGTTCCTGTGTTCAGGGCTCATCCGGACCACCGTGGACGTCCTGGGCTCTGCAGAGCTGAGCCAGGCTTTGGTACTCGCAGACGGGGCCGCCCGCAGACTCTTAACTGACGGCATCGGAGATCAGCGTGACAGCCTTCTGTCCGTGCCGGGTGTTGCCGCCGGCATAGCCGCCCTTCCGTCTGCCGCTGCCCGCCGCCGTGCGGAACGGGTGGCTGCCCTTGCCAGCCCACTGCCGGAGTCCGTTGGGGAGTCCTACAGCCGGGCCGTCTTTGAATTCCTTGGTTTCGAGCAGCCCGTCCTTCAGCAGGTTTTCTGGGACGGCGCCGGCTTCATTGGCCGGAGTGACTTCTGGTGGCCTTCCCAAGGTGTAGTGGGTGAGTTCGACGGCAAGGGGAAGTACGTGCAGGCCGCCTTGCGTGGCGGGAGCACCGCCGAGGAAGCCGTATATCGGGAGAAGCTCCGCGAGGACCGGATCCGCGCGCTGGGCCACCGCTTCGTCCGGTGGCGGTGGGCCGACCTGACGGAACCTGGCCGCCTGCGCCAGAAGCTTCTTGAGGCCGGACTTCGCCCGGGTTGCACGACCCCTTGGCCCCTGAATCAGAGGCTTGTTCGCGAGTCCAAACGGTGA
- a CDS encoding HAD family hydrolase produces MTTLTETSVAGNDDRRDNNRDNNKNALGFAGVDRKFMVALDVDGTLVNHDGHMSPGVREAAQAVVAAGHEVMIATGRSLNATLPIIEKIGMDRGYAVCCNGGVTLRLHPELENGYEVIHKATFDPAPALRALRERLPSAKYALEDADGNFLSTERFQDASFGVEAVGVDFHTMLEATAVRVVVFSTENTPEEFTEAINHVGLAGVTYSVGWTAWLDIAAAGVTKASALENIRVRLGFEEHLTVAVGDGRNDIEMLTWAGRGVAMGQAPAEVVAAADEVTHSVHDDGAAHVLRSLL; encoded by the coding sequence ATGACAACGCTGACTGAAACCTCAGTCGCCGGCAACGATGACCGGCGAGACAACAACCGAGACAACAACAAGAACGCCCTGGGCTTCGCCGGTGTGGACCGGAAGTTCATGGTCGCGCTGGACGTGGACGGCACCCTGGTGAACCACGACGGCCACATGTCCCCGGGCGTGCGGGAGGCGGCGCAGGCCGTGGTGGCCGCCGGACACGAAGTGATGATCGCCACCGGCCGCTCCCTGAATGCCACGCTTCCGATCATTGAAAAGATCGGAATGGACCGCGGGTACGCCGTCTGCTGCAACGGCGGCGTGACCCTCCGGCTGCACCCGGAACTGGAAAACGGCTACGAGGTGATCCACAAGGCCACCTTCGATCCCGCTCCCGCCCTGCGTGCGCTGCGCGAGCGGCTCCCTTCCGCCAAGTATGCCCTTGAGGACGCCGACGGCAACTTCCTCTCCACCGAGCGGTTCCAGGATGCCAGCTTCGGCGTCGAGGCCGTGGGTGTGGACTTCCACACCATGCTGGAAGCCACCGCCGTGCGCGTGGTGGTCTTCAGTACCGAAAACACGCCGGAGGAGTTCACCGAGGCCATCAACCACGTGGGACTCGCGGGAGTGACGTACTCGGTGGGGTGGACTGCGTGGCTGGATATCGCTGCGGCAGGGGTGACCAAGGCCAGCGCCCTGGAAAACATTCGCGTGCGCCTTGGTTTCGAAGAGCACCTCACCGTTGCTGTCGGCGATGGCCGGAATGACATCGAGATGCTCACCTGGGCCGGCCGCGGGGTGGCCATGGGGCAGGCCCCGGCGGAGGTGGTCGCCGCGGCGGATGAGGTCACCCACTCAGTGCATGACGACGGCGCCGCCCACGTGCTGCGCAGCCTCCTCTAG
- a CDS encoding histidine phosphatase family protein — protein MTLTTFALVRHGQTDWNAERRLQGATDIPLNDVGRGQARDAVAVLAPYEWDAIVSSPLSRAAETADLIAEGLGLSVSRRVPELTERSFGPAEGMQAGPELDALRIPGGFEGAESEEEAADRGLAALEALAEEFRGRRLLVVTHGTLLRVSLSRAIGQTLSSVDNAVLNLAHHHAIDGWKLEYFNGEAVMAATGS, from the coding sequence ATGACCCTTACGACGTTTGCCCTCGTCCGCCATGGCCAGACCGACTGGAATGCCGAGCGGCGGCTGCAGGGAGCAACGGACATCCCCCTGAACGACGTCGGCCGCGGCCAGGCGAGGGACGCCGTCGCCGTCCTTGCCCCGTACGAATGGGACGCCATCGTCTCCTCGCCCCTGAGCCGGGCCGCGGAAACCGCGGACCTGATTGCCGAGGGGCTGGGGCTGTCAGTGTCCCGGCGCGTCCCGGAACTCACGGAGCGCAGCTTCGGACCGGCAGAAGGAATGCAGGCCGGCCCGGAGCTGGACGCACTGCGTATTCCCGGCGGTTTCGAAGGCGCGGAGAGCGAAGAAGAGGCCGCCGACAGGGGCCTTGCCGCGCTGGAGGCGCTGGCGGAGGAGTTCCGCGGCCGGCGGCTCCTGGTGGTCACCCACGGCACCCTGCTGCGCGTGAGCCTCAGCCGGGCCATCGGCCAGACCCTGTCCAGCGTGGACAACGCTGTGCTGAACCTGGCACACCATCACGCAATCGACGGCTGGAAGTTGGAGTACTTCAACGGCGAAGCCGTCATGGCGGCTACCGGCAGCTAG